In Meleagris gallopavo isolate NT-WF06-2002-E0010 breed Aviagen turkey brand Nicholas breeding stock chromosome 2, Turkey_5.1, whole genome shotgun sequence, the following are encoded in one genomic region:
- the ENPP4 gene encoding bis(5'-adenosyl)-triphosphatase ENPP4, giving the protein MNVLVVLFVSAVVSSCSRLGSSAPRLLLVSFDGFRADYLETYNLPHLQELIEDGVLVKQVTNAFITKTFPNHYSIVTGLYEESHGIVANDMYDPDAKKKFSQFNDSDPFWWNEAVPIWVTNQQQRNGTSAAAMWPGTDVRINNTTPRFFMKYNFSVTFEERVEKIVKWLNSSDPVVNFATLYWEEPDVSGHKYGPADTENMRRVLKQVDQHIGFLTSKLKASGLWDSINVIITSDHGMAQCSPKKLIVLDNCIGRGNYTLIDRSPVAAVLPKHNKKYVYNLLKRCDDRHMKVYLKEEIPDRFHYRHNKRIQPIILIADEGWTIVQNEAPSKLGDHGYDNTLPSMHPFLAARGPAFRRGYRQSMINNVDIYPMMCHILGLTPQPHNGTLSHTKCLLADQWCIHLPEAIGIVIGGLLVLTTFTCIVIIITKNRVASPRPFSRLQLQSDDDDPLIG; this is encoded by the exons ATGAACGTGCTGGTAGTGCTGTTTGTGTCTGCCGTAGTCAGCAGCTGCAGTCGGTTGGGTAGCTCAGCCCCCAGGCTGCTCCTGGTATCCTTTGATGGCTTCAGGGCTGATTACTTGGAAACCTATAACCTTCCTCACCTTCAGGAGCTCATTGAGGATGGCGTGCTTGTAAAGCAAGTTACAAATGCTTTCATCACCAAGACTTTCCCAAACCATTACAGCATAGTGACGGGTTTGTATGAGGAAAGCCATGGCATCGTGGCCAACGACATGTATGATCCAGACGCCAAGAAAAAGTTCTCGCAGTTCAATGATTCGGATCCCTTCTGGTGGAACGAAGCGGTCCCGATCTGGGTGACAAATCAACAGCAGAGAAATGGGACGAGTGCTGCTGCCATGTGGCCTGGTACTGACGTGAGGATTAACAACACGACCCCTCGCTTCTTCATGAAGTACAACTTTTCTGTGACGTTTGAGGAGAGAGTGGAGAAAATTGTGAAATGGTTGAACAGCTCTGATCCTGTCGTCAATTTTGCTACGCTGTACTGGGAAGAACCAGATGTGAGCGGGCACAAGTACGGACCAGCTGACACTGAGAACATGCGCCGAGTGTTAAAGCAAGTGGATCAACACATTGGTTTCCTTACCAGTAAACTGAAGGCATCGGGTTTGTGGGACAGTATCAATGTCATAATAACAAGTGATCACGGGATGGCCCAGTGCTCTCCAAAGAAGCTGATCGTCCTGGACAACTGTATTGGTCGTGGTAACTATACTCTGATCGACAGGAGTCCagttgctgcagtgctgcccaagCACA ATAAAAAATACGTGTACAACTTACTGAAACGGTGTGATGATCGTCACATGAAAGTGTATCTCAAAGAAGAAATCCCAGACAGGTTTCATTATCGCCATAATAAGAGAATTCAGCCCATAATCCTGATTGCAGATGAAGGCTGGACAATTGTGCAGAATGAGGCCCCCTCAAAGC TAGGTGACCACGGTTATGACAACACTCTCCCAAGCATGCATCCATTCCTGGCTGCCCGTGGGCCTGCTTTTCGTCGGGGTTACCGGCAGAGCATGATAAACAACGTCGACATTTACCCGATGATGTGCCACATCCTGGGGCTGACACCGCAGCCACACAACGGCACTCTCAGCCACACCAAGTGCCTGCTGGCTGACCAGTGGTGCATTCACCTCCCAGAGGCTATTGGGATAGTGATTGGGGGGCTGCTGGTATTGACTACCTTCACCTGCATTGTAATAATCATCACAAAGAACAGAGTAGCTTCTCCGCGTCCGTTTTCCCGGCTTCAGTTACAATCTGATGATGATGACCCTTTAATTGGATAG